From Sulfurihydrogenibium sp., a single genomic window includes:
- a CDS encoding ATP-binding protein — MKISKLILENFRGFYGKHEILFDNFNVFIGKNDQGKSSILEAIDIFIYDGKGNVKTESKDLNIDAEKNGISEFKIAIEFSDVPKYVIIDASNPTSLEDEYLLNENNLLEIWKIFRNGKVADTILRCKHPVNDDFLKNIMKKKRSELQEFVEEKGIYVADKRKAAELRKSIREYYIKKDGELKYDIIDLPINAEGLKDIWSQLNKYLPIYALFQSDRKNIDQDAEIQDPLKIKIEQVFKKEEIQEALENIAKKVNNEIKEIADLIIHKFKEISTIETSIYPDIPNVSDLKWKDVYKNLGFKTEDDIPLNKRGSGFRRIVLLSSLLVDVEKKTEGNEDSHVIYAIEEPETSLHPDLQIKLVNSLIELSKKANYQIILTTHSPALIRLFETKHIKYVEKVEGKSRVFDFSEEIVGKIIENLGLLPEISKVVLCVEGKIDELFLKNINQNIEELRKIIDLEGCINNGLLAIIPMNGSNLKDWINRHALKNTNVIEYHLYDRDHNEQYKKAIEIVKSREDGSKAQLTKKREIENYVPKEIIEAELGITLNIEDSEWDNADIVEAIKNYDKYKKMKDSDIKKIICGSCAKKITKDHLVKLGAWDEVKGWFEDIKGLIDKAWKRRDNSRA; from the coding sequence ATGAAGATATCAAAATTAATTTTAGAAAACTTCAGAGGGTTTTATGGTAAACATGAAATTTTATTCGATAATTTTAATGTTTTTATAGGAAAAAATGACCAAGGTAAATCTTCAATCTTGGAAGCAATAGATATTTTTATCTATGATGGGAAAGGGAATGTTAAAACAGAATCAAAAGATTTAAATATTGACGCTGAAAAAAATGGAATTTCAGAATTTAAAATTGCTATAGAGTTTTCCGATGTCCCAAAATATGTGATTATTGATGCCTCCAATCCTACCTCCTTAGAAGATGAGTATTTGTTAAATGAGAACAATTTGTTAGAAATTTGGAAAATATTTAGGAATGGCAAGGTTGCAGATACCATTTTAAGATGCAAACATCCTGTTAATGATGATTTTTTGAAAAATATTATGAAAAAAAAGAGAAGTGAATTGCAAGAATTTGTAGAAGAAAAAGGAATATATGTAGCTGATAAACGAAAGGCAGCAGAGTTGCGAAAATCTATTAGAGAATATTACATAAAGAAAGATGGTGAACTTAAATATGATATTATAGATTTACCTATTAATGCTGAAGGTTTAAAAGATATTTGGAGTCAATTAAATAAATATCTTCCCATATATGCCCTTTTCCAATCGGATAGAAAAAACATAGATCAAGATGCAGAAATACAGGACCCATTAAAAATAAAAATTGAACAAGTTTTTAAAAAAGAGGAAATACAAGAAGCTCTTGAAAACATAGCTAAAAAAGTGAATAACGAAATTAAAGAGATTGCTGATTTAATAATTCATAAATTCAAAGAAATATCAACCATTGAAACTTCAATATACCCAGATATCCCTAATGTCTCGGATCTTAAATGGAAGGATGTTTATAAGAATCTTGGGTTTAAGACTGAAGATGATATACCTTTAAACAAGAGGGGGAGTGGTTTTAGAAGAATTGTACTGCTAAGCTCTTTATTAGTTGATGTTGAGAAAAAAACAGAAGGAAATGAAGATTCTCATGTGATATATGCAATTGAAGAACCAGAAACTTCTCTACACCCAGACCTACAGATAAAATTGGTAAATTCTTTAATTGAATTATCAAAGAAAGCTAATTATCAAATAATATTGACTACGCATAGTCCAGCCTTAATAAGGTTGTTTGAGACTAAACATATAAAGTATGTTGAAAAAGTAGAAGGAAAATCTAGGGTTTTTGATTTTTCGGAGGAAATTGTCGGAAAAATTATTGAAAATCTTGGATTACTACCTGAAATATCAAAGGTGGTTTTATGCGTAGAAGGCAAAATTGATGAACTATTTCTTAAAAATATAAATCAAAATATTGAAGAACTAAGAAAAATAATAGATTTAGAGGGTTGTATAAATAATGGACTTTTAGCCATTATTCCTATGAATGGAAGCAATCTAAAAGATTGGATTAATAGACATGCTTTAAAGAATACAAACGTAATCGAATATCATTTATACGATAGAGATCATAACGAGCAATATAAAAAAGCGATTGAAATCGTAAAATCAAGAGAAGATGGTTCAAAAGCTCAATTAACCAAAAAGAGAGAGATAGAAAATTATGTTCCGAAAGAAATCATAGAGGCAGAACTTGGAATTACTTTGAATATAGAAGACTCAGAATGGGATAATGCAGATATTGTGGAAGCTATTAAAAATTATGATAAATACAAAAAAATGAAAGACTCGGATATTAAAAAAATCATTTGCGGATCATGTGCAAAAAAAATAACCAAAGACCACCTTGTAAAATTAGGTGCATGGGATGAGGTTAAGGGTTGGTTTGAGGATATAAAAGGCCTTATAGATAAGGCATGGAAAAGGAGGGATAATTCTCGTGCCTAA
- a CDS encoding type I restriction endonuclease subunit R encodes MIYENEIEQLAIDQLKEIGYEYYHGQEIAPNSQNPKRQSIEEVIHEGDLRNALKRINPNVQSNLIEEAIKTIKHPHSQNLIDNNEKFHKMLIEGVSVNYIKDGEERAEIIKIIDFQNPENNHFLAVNQYTVKEKNNIKIPDIVLFINGLPLVVMELKNPTEEDVNIMSAYNQLQTYKETIPSLFTYNEILIISDGEEARAGSLTAGFDRFLAWKSADGKTISKTNQLETIIKGLLNKKTIIDFIKNFAVFQKSKYEDEKTRQIFITLDKKIAAYHQYYAVNKAIETTIKAILDKTRKAGVIWHTQGSGKSLTMVYYAGKIIQHLNNPTIVVLTDRNDLDDQLFETFSQSKDLLRQEPKKAESREDLKRLLKVNSGGIIFTTIQKFLPEDGNVFELLSERENIIVIADEAHRTQYGFKAKIDKKTGETTYGYAKYIRDALPNATFIAFTGTPIEKEDKNTPAVFGDYIDIYYISQSIEDKMTVPIYYESRLIKVSLTEEGKQLIKEFEEELEEVGLELVEQSDKTKRLEQILGAEDRLNQLAKDIVEHFEKRQEVFEGKAMIVALSRPIAAKLYQKIIQLRPDWHSDDLTKGKIKVVYTRSSSDGSEIAKHHTTKEQRKLLQKRMKDPQDELKLVIVVDMWLTGFDVPCLHTMYIDKPMKGHTLMQAIARVNRVYKDKPGGLIVDYHGIATDLKEALSFYSKSGGRGDPAIIQEKAVDLMIDKYEIVSNMLHGFNYKEYFTTSDTRKKLDILRDAVEYVLGLEDGKKRFIKHVTELSKSFALAIPHEKALEIKDHVAFFQAVKSRILKLTSTGGNTDRTSKANYEIETTIKQILDKALISEQVIDVFEIAGIKKPEISILSEEFLLEIKNMQHKNIAIELLKRIINDQIKIITKRSYVKSKSLLELYEEIIKKYQNKILTAAQVIEELLNLAREIREISKEPEQMGLTEYEYAFYTAVADNKSALELMGKEKLKELATVLFQEVRKNATIDWTIRENVKAKLRVAVKRILRKYGYPPDMQELATETVIKQAEMIAQEIADM; translated from the coding sequence ATGATATACGAAAACGAAATAGAACAGTTAGCTATAGACCAGCTAAAAGAAATTGGCTATGAATACTATCACGGACAAGAAATAGCTCCAAACAGCCAAAATCCAAAGAGACAATCTATAGAAGAAGTCATACACGAAGGAGACTTAAGAAATGCACTAAAAAGAATAAATCCAAACGTTCAATCAAACTTAATAGAAGAAGCTATAAAAACTATAAAGCATCCACACAGCCAAAACCTAATAGACAACAACGAAAAATTTCATAAAATGCTTATAGAAGGCGTTAGTGTAAACTATATAAAAGACGGAGAAGAAAGAGCAGAAATTATAAAAATAATAGATTTTCAAAACCCAGAAAACAACCACTTTTTAGCAGTAAATCAATATACAGTAAAAGAGAAAAACAACATTAAAATACCTGATATAGTGCTGTTTATAAATGGCTTACCGTTAGTAGTTATGGAGCTAAAAAATCCAACAGAAGAAGATGTAAATATCATGTCAGCCTACAATCAACTTCAAACCTACAAAGAAACTATACCATCACTATTTACCTATAACGAAATACTCATAATCTCTGACGGAGAGGAAGCAAGAGCAGGGAGTTTGACAGCAGGATTTGACAGATTTCTTGCTTGGAAGTCAGCAGATGGAAAAACGATATCAAAAACTAATCAGCTGGAAACCATCATAAAAGGATTACTAAATAAAAAAACAATCATAGATTTTATAAAAAACTTTGCAGTATTTCAAAAATCAAAATATGAAGATGAAAAAACAAGACAAATATTTATAACATTAGATAAAAAAATAGCAGCATATCATCAATACTACGCAGTAAATAAAGCTATCGAAACCACTATAAAGGCAATATTAGATAAAACAAGAAAAGCAGGCGTCATATGGCATACACAAGGCAGCGGAAAGTCTTTAACGATGGTATACTACGCAGGGAAAATCATTCAACATCTAAACAATCCTACCATAGTAGTTTTAACAGATAGAAATGATTTAGACGACCAGCTTTTTGAAACATTTTCTCAATCTAAGGATCTTTTAAGACAAGAACCAAAAAAAGCAGAAAGTAGAGAAGATTTAAAACGGTTATTAAAAGTAAACTCAGGAGGTATTATTTTTACCACCATTCAAAAATTCTTGCCAGAAGATGGAAACGTCTTTGAGTTGTTATCAGAAAGAGAAAACATAATTGTTATAGCAGATGAAGCACACAGGACACAGTATGGCTTTAAAGCAAAGATAGATAAAAAGACAGGAGAGACCACCTACGGTTATGCAAAATACATAAGAGATGCATTACCAAACGCCACATTTATAGCCTTTACGGGAACGCCAATAGAAAAAGAAGATAAAAACACGCCAGCAGTGTTTGGAGACTATATAGACATATACTACATCTCACAATCAATAGAAGACAAAATGACAGTTCCTATATACTACGAAAGCAGGTTAATAAAAGTATCATTAACAGAGGAAGGAAAACAGCTTATAAAAGAGTTTGAAGAAGAATTGGAAGAAGTAGGCTTAGAATTGGTAGAACAAAGCGATAAGACAAAAAGACTTGAACAAATACTTGGAGCAGAAGACCGACTAAATCAGCTTGCAAAAGATATAGTAGAACATTTTGAAAAAAGGCAAGAAGTCTTCGAAGGAAAAGCCATGATAGTGGCATTATCAAGACCAATAGCAGCAAAGCTATATCAAAAAATCATACAGCTAAGACCGGATTGGCACAGCGACGACCTGACAAAAGGAAAAATAAAAGTAGTCTATACCCGTAGCTCTTCTGATGGATCAGAAATAGCAAAGCACCATACCACAAAAGAGCAAAGAAAACTACTTCAAAAAAGAATGAAAGACCCACAAGATGAGCTAAAGCTTGTAATAGTAGTTGATATGTGGTTAACAGGCTTTGATGTACCATGCTTGCATACAATGTATATAGACAAACCAATGAAAGGACATACCCTTATGCAGGCTATAGCAAGAGTTAACAGAGTATACAAAGATAAACCAGGCGGATTAATAGTAGATTATCACGGAATAGCAACAGACCTAAAAGAAGCCCTTTCTTTCTACTCAAAAAGTGGAGGAAGAGGAGACCCGGCAATAATACAAGAAAAAGCGGTAGATTTAATGATAGATAAATACGAAATCGTCTCAAACATGCTGCATGGATTTAATTATAAAGAATACTTTACAACATCAGATACAAGGAAAAAGCTTGATATATTAAGAGATGCAGTAGAATATGTACTTGGATTAGAAGATGGCAAAAAGAGATTTATAAAACATGTAACAGAACTTTCAAAATCTTTTGCACTGGCAATACCACACGAAAAAGCATTAGAGATAAAGGACCATGTAGCATTTTTCCAAGCCGTAAAATCAAGAATATTAAAACTAACAAGCACAGGCGGAAACACAGATAGAACATCAAAAGCAAACTACGAGATAGAAACAACCATAAAGCAGATATTAGACAAAGCTTTAATATCAGAACAAGTAATAGATGTATTTGAAATAGCAGGCATCAAAAAGCCAGAAATCAGTATATTATCTGAAGAATTCCTGTTAGAAATAAAAAATATGCAACATAAAAATATAGCAATAGAACTATTAAAAAGAATTATAAACGACCAAATAAAGATAATAACAAAAAGAAGCTATGTAAAAAGCAAATCCTTATTAGAGCTATACGAGGAAATTATTAAAAAATATCAAAACAAAATCCTTACCGCAGCCCAAGTAATAGAAGAACTTCTTAATCTTGCAAGAGAAATAAGAGAAATAAGTAAAGAGCCAGAGCAAATGGGACTTACAGAATACGAATACGCATTTTATACAGCAGTAGCAGACAATAAAAGTGCATTGGAATTGATGGGAAAAGAAAAATTAAAAGAGCTTGCGACAGTTTTATTCCAAGAGGTAAGAAAAAATGCTACTATAGACTGGACGATCAGAGAAAACGTTAAAGCCAAGCTAAGAGTTGCTGTAAAAAGAATCTTGAGAAAATACGGATATCCACCGGATATGCAAGAATTAGCAACAGAAACTGTAATAAAACAAGCAGAAATGATAGCTCAGGAAATAGCGGATATGTAA
- the proC gene encoding pyrroline-5-carboxylate reductase has translation MFKIGIIGVGNMGEAILKGLIEKAGINGPEIVITDINQVRVKDIIEKYNVAGADIRKVVNLSEIIFLAVKPKDIESTLEPVKDLFKENQILISVLAGVKIEKIKKFAEKPLIVRIMPNTPALIGEGVIGVSFEKNTEKKDYILSLLKTLGEVYEVKEELLDVITGLSGSGPAYVFNFIDALAQGGVKMGLSYDMALKIATQTVLGSAKLLKESGQHPVVLRDMVTSPAGTTIYGLHELEKKNFKDAVMSAVESATKRSKELS, from the coding sequence ATGTTTAAGATAGGAATCATTGGCGTTGGAAATATGGGAGAAGCTATTTTAAAAGGTTTGATTGAAAAAGCAGGTATAAATGGGCCGGAAATTGTCATCACAGATATTAATCAAGTCAGAGTAAAAGATATTATAGAAAAGTATAACGTAGCCGGTGCTGATATAAGAAAGGTTGTAAATCTGTCTGAAATAATATTTCTTGCAGTAAAGCCAAAAGACATTGAAAGTACTTTGGAGCCGGTTAAGGATTTATTCAAAGAAAATCAGATATTAATATCAGTTTTAGCCGGTGTAAAGATAGAAAAGATAAAAAAGTTTGCTGAAAAGCCTTTGATAGTTAGAATCATGCCAAACACTCCTGCCTTGATTGGTGAGGGTGTGATTGGTGTTAGCTTTGAAAAAAATACAGAAAAAAAGGACTATATTCTAAGCTTGCTTAAAACTTTGGGAGAAGTTTATGAGGTCAAGGAAGAGTTGTTAGACGTAATCACAGGTTTGTCCGGAAGTGGTCCTGCTTATGTGTTTAATTTTATTGATGCTTTGGCTCAAGGCGGAGTTAAAATGGGATTATCTTATGATATGGCTTTAAAAATTGCAACTCAAACAGTTTTAGGCTCTGCCAAGTTATTAAAAGAATCCGGTCAGCATCCGGTAGTTTTAAGGGATATGGTGACTTCTCCGGCAGGAACGACTATCTATGGTTTACATGAGCTTGAAAAGAAAAATTTTAAAGATGCTGTAATGTCTGCGGTAGAATCTGCAACAAAAAGAAGCAAGGAATTGAGTTAG